The Penicillium oxalicum strain HP7-1 chromosome V, whole genome shotgun sequence genomic interval CGAGGGCAAAAAAACAAATCTTTTTGCATCCACGTCCCGTCTGACCAGTCACTGACTCGGATTGTCAATTGCAGTGAGACCGTCAGCAAGGTGTTCTCCCCTCATCCGGCGAAGCGATTCGAGCCTGGTGACCACTACTATCTGTTTGTGGACTTGAGCAGCGTGGAGGAGGCTCAACGGGCCATGGACACACTGAATGGGCAGCAGGGCCCATGGGGAGGGCCTCTGCGGGTGCAGCGAGCCCGTGGCACCGCCACCAAGCCCGAAGGTCAATCTTCGTCGGCCGGACCAGAGGAGGCTCCTCTGTAGACCCAAAACAGACCCCCAAACCAAAAAGCTGGAACGGTCATTGCATGATGAGACGCACGGAATTGGCGCATCCTCTGGAAATGGAGTTATGAAAATagattccccccccccacctccatgaaaaaaaaaacaaaatatTTATATGTCATGCATCACGATGAAATGTGCCTTGCTTTAAGTTAATATCCGGCCACATCGCTTCAGAGGGATCTCTGTTGTCTCGCCGATCCCATCGGAGGCTCGGCTTGGTTGCAACTGGGAAGAGGTTTCGGATGACGTGAAGTGATGGTGGAGACTCGGACCAACCCACCTCAGGCTCACCGCATTATCATCGATCCCCTCCTAAACCACACGGCAtcctcttttgcttttctgaGTCGGAATTGagccattttttttcccttttcttcctcggtcaGTTGAGGGGTGATTACTTGAATTCCATTTCCTGGTGTCTCCTGCATATCTGCATCTAAGCttcatccaccacccaccacttcctcttccccacgTCTTCCCCCTCTCCGTGGTCGATATACTCCTGCGTCGGATTGTATGAACCGCATTGATCTTTCATACAATCCCTCTGTGCTCTCCTCCGCCTGCACCGGACGTGATCTCTCTCCCTAATCTTTCCGACATCATCGGCACACCACAACCGACCACCATGTCGTCAAAAAGCGCTCTCCGGAGCCAGCAGCAACACAAAGTGTTTATGGCCAGTGTAAGTGACAATTCTGGATTCAGATGATTGTCTGATAATTTGATCACAATTGCTTCTCTGTTCCATACCCGTAtctgtttttccccctcctaTGCGTTTTGGCCCCGTGTTTCCTTTTCCGCCGGCTGGGCCCCGATCGACCGCCCGGGTTCAAAGGCGGGGGAAACGATCTATGCCCGCGTGGTCTGCCCCTCGCCGTTTTTGATAGCCTCGGTTCCTGCTTGCTGCTCTCCGACCGGCATTTGCTGCGGCTCAGAGCTACTGAGCTAGTTGCTGGTTCCCCAAATACTGCTGGCTATGGTCATGGGCAcggtcatggtcatgctcGAAGTCAGGCTGTAGGTCCCAGTCGGGCTCAGGGTCAGGATCAATCAattgccccccccccccccttcactTGGGTGATGTACGTATAGTGGAATGAGCCCACGGAGAAGATCGGACTTGGCCATGATACTGGTGCATTGCAGAGGATTGAATCAGCGAGCAAGGCTCCTCCTGATTAGGTCACTCAGCTGGGCTGCGGCTCTTCACATTGCGGTCCATGTCATTCCGTATAGACTTGGCGCGGATTGTGACCGGAAAGGTATACTTCTTTCCAGTCTGTCCACCACAGATCACGAAGGCAGACTGTCTATCGGGTAGGCACCGATGGATCATGCAGTTTTGATTGCACGATCCTTGTACAGAGAGTTTATCTCTTTCCTTCTGCAGCGTGCCATTTCCTATCGTTACGCGATTGATCCTGCCCACGGCGCGCAACCtacctctttcctccctcgtGGCTGTCTCTCAATCGAGACTTCCTTTCTTCACAACCCTCATCCTCCCTTTTCATTTCATTGCTCCCTTTGCGCCAGTTCAACCGCTTCTGAATCCCGTCTTTATCAATCCACCTTTCATCATGTTCCCCGCTTACTTTGGCCTGAAGTCCGAGGACTACAAGATCTGTGTGGTTATGGTTGGTCTGCCTGCTCGAGGCAAGAGTCTCATTGCTGGAAAAGGTATGTGATCTCACGTGAGCACACAGTGATGCGGGTTTTCGCACCTGTTCAGATCGTCTTCACCGGTTCATGCATCAGTGTACTGATCAGCATGATCAGCCATGCGATATCTGGCCTGGGTCGGCATTCCCGCCAAAGTGTTCAACGTCGGTAGTTACCGCCGCCATGCCACCCCTCAGCCCGCTGCAACTTTCTTTGATCCCCACAATGAAGAAGGTGAGCGCATGCGCCGGGCCGCTGCTGAAGCTGCCATGACCGACATGCTGCAGTGGTTCCATGACGGAAAGGGTGTGGTGGCCGTCCTGGATGCCACAAATTCCACAAAGGAACGTCGCCAATGGATCTATGAAACCTGCCACAAGGCTGACATTGAGACCCTCTTTGTGGAGTCCATctgtgatgatgaggaccTGATCATGAACAACATCCTCGAAGTCAAGACCACCTCGCCCGACTACAAGGGTCAGGATCCGGAGCTTGCGGCCTTGGATTTCCGCAACCGCATCCGCAACTACGAGCTGGTCTACCAgaccatcgatgatgatgagaagaacTACACCTACgtcaagctcatcaatgTGGGCtccaccgtcatcatcaatcagATCAAGGATTACCTGTCGAGCCGTCTGGTTTACTACATCCAGAACCTCCACATCAAGCCCCGCTCGATCTGGCTGTCTCGCGTGAGTGCAATGTGACGGGTATCGGAAGTGACGGCAACGGTCCGCTAACGGGAACTACAGCACGGTGAATCCGAATTCAACTTGACTGGCAAGATCGGTGGAGATGCCAACATTTCCGAGCGGGGTGAGGCATATGCCCGCAAGTTGCCCGAGCTGCTCCGTCAGTCGGGGGTGCCCGCCAACACCAAGATTGTCATCTGGACCTCGACCCTCAAGCGCACCATTCAGACTGCCCGCCACCTGAAGGCCGAGACCGGTTATGAGAAGCTGGAGTGGAAGGCTCTGGATGAGCTGGATTCGGGCGTCTGCGATGGTCTGACCTACGAGGAAATTGCGGAGAAATACCCCGAGGACTTTGCGGCCCGTGACGAAGACAAGTACAACTACCGCTACCGCGGCGGCGAGTCCTACCGCGACGTGGTCATCCGTCTGGAGCCCATTATCATGGAGCTGGAGCGCAGCGAAAACGTCATCATTGTGACCCACCAGGCCGTGCTGCGCTGCATCTACGCCTACTTCATGAACGTGCCCCAGGAGAAGTCGCCCTGGATGGAGGTTCCCCTCCACACCCTGATCAAGTTGACCCCTCGTGCCTACGGCACCGAGGAGCTCCGCTTCAAGGCGAACATCCCCGCCGTCTCGACCTGGCGCGGAAAAGGTACCTCGGCCAAGCATCAGGATTTCCCGGCGGAGGGTGCCGAGGGTGCCGCTGCCACCGGTGCTCACTGAGCGACCTGTCCACACGTCCTCTCCGGCGCGAGCAAAAGCATTTGCTCCATCGCGCCCCCGCGAGGCAGTCTGATGACCCCTGAAATCCCACAAATCTCTCTTGTCGTGTTTGGAGTTTCCCATCcttatttttctttggtcacacactctctttctctctgggCGGATCGCTCATTGAAGGGGTCTTCACATAGCATC includes:
- a CDS encoding Fructose-2,6-bisphosphatase encodes the protein MFPAYFGLKSEDYKICVVMVGLPARGKSLIAGKAMRYLAWVGIPAKVFNVGSYRRHATPQPAATFFDPHNEEGERMRRAAAEAAMTDMLQWFHDGKGVVAVLDATNSTKERRQWIYETCHKADIETLFVESICDDEDLIMNNILEVKTTSPDYKGQDPELAALDFRNRIRNYELVYQTIDDDEKNYTYVKLINVGSTVIINQIKDYLSSRLVYYIQNLHIKPRSIWLSRHGESEFNLTGKIGGDANISERGEAYARKLPELLRQSGVPANTKIVIWTSTLKRTIQTARHLKAETGYEKLEWKALDELDSGVCDGLTYEEIAEKYPEDFAARDEDKYNYRYRGGESYRDVVIRLEPIIMELERSENVIIVTHQAVLRCIYAYFMNVPQEKSPWMEVPLHTLIKLTPRAYGTEELRFKANIPAVSTWRGKGTSAKHQDFPAEGAEGAAATGAH